In Bdellovibrionales bacterium, the following proteins share a genomic window:
- a CDS encoding methyltransferase domain-containing protein: MDQNAQSLESVKEYYGKILNSSLDLKTSACCPTESMPIHLREILKDIHDEVKDKFYGCGSPIPHALEGKTVLDLGSGTGRDCFILSKLVGPRGRVIGIDMTEEQIKVAERHVDYHRQKFGFLKSNVEFIKAYIEDLEGAGIKSESIDAVVSNCVVNLSPNKERVFSEIFRVLKPGGELYFSDVFSSRRIPKELTQDPILVGECLGGALYTEDFRRLLLQMGCKDYRLMGRSRIALLNPEIERKAGLIEFYSMTVRAFKLPLEDRCEDYGQVATYLGGLSDSPFAFVLDDHHVFERGKPMLVCGNTAMMLRDSRYGEFFRVAGGQETHYGLFDCAPVSQSGGVTDLSGVGSCC; the protein is encoded by the coding sequence ATGGACCAAAACGCTCAAAGTTTAGAATCCGTAAAAGAGTATTATGGAAAAATCCTAAATTCGAGTTTGGATTTAAAGACAAGTGCCTGCTGTCCGACAGAGAGCATGCCAATTCATTTGCGAGAAATACTAAAAGATATCCATGATGAGGTAAAAGATAAATTTTATGGGTGCGGTTCGCCAATTCCCCACGCACTCGAGGGAAAGACCGTTCTCGACTTAGGAAGTGGAACTGGTCGCGACTGCTTCATTTTATCAAAGCTTGTTGGTCCGAGAGGACGAGTTATCGGCATTGATATGACGGAAGAGCAGATTAAGGTTGCAGAAAGGCATGTCGACTATCACAGACAAAAATTTGGATTTTTGAAATCAAACGTGGAGTTCATCAAGGCTTATATCGAAGATCTAGAAGGAGCCGGCATCAAGAGTGAATCAATCGATGCCGTCGTCTCAAATTGCGTGGTGAACCTTTCTCCAAACAAGGAGAGAGTATTTTCGGAAATTTTTCGAGTTTTAAAGCCAGGAGGTGAGCTCTATTTTTCGGATGTCTTTTCAAGTCGAAGAATTCCAAAGGAATTGACTCAGGATCCGATTCTTGTGGGGGAGTGTCTTGGGGGAGCGCTTTATACTGAGGATTTTCGGCGCCTCCTTCTGCAGATGGGTTGTAAGGACTACCGTTTGATGGGACGTTCTCGCATTGCTCTTCTTAATCCAGAAATAGAGAGAAAGGCGGGTTTGATCGAGTTCTACTCAATGACAGTGAGAGCATTCAAGCTCCCTCTTGAGGATCGTTGCGAAGACTATGGACAAGTTGCCACCTATCTTGGAGGATTATCGGATAGTCCTTTTGCTTTTGTCCTAGATGATCACCATGTATTCGAAAGAGGAAAGCCCATGTTGGTCTGTGGAAATACCGCCATGATGCTACGGGATTCTCGCTATGGAGAATTTTTCAGAGTTGCCGGCGGCCAGGAGACTCATTATGGGCTTTTTGATTGTGCTCCTGTCTCGCAATCGGGAGGAGTCACTGACTTGAGTGGGGTGGGATCTTGCTGTTAG
- a CDS encoding glycosyltransferase, with protein sequence MTLSLRSSIKPNSLSTSSGALAIFVKTPELSPVKTRLASSIGPERALQFYEFALAATEAFASELQKRIPDLQVYWAVAEPDGQGAKRWNSFPVVSQGAGDLGSRLALVYESLLKSHTYVCFMGADSPHLEVETLSEAVRLTKRNSKEKFVIGETLDGGFYFFGGSISLPSSVWQDVEYSTDRTAIQLIQNLSGFGAVERIRENFDIDTIEDLLRCSLVLTGGAVYLPEQIELIQWSKTLFTR encoded by the coding sequence GTGACCCTAAGTCTGAGGTCCTCGATCAAACCAAATTCTCTCAGCACTTCAAGTGGTGCTTTGGCTATTTTTGTGAAAACTCCAGAATTGTCTCCCGTTAAGACGCGTCTCGCGTCTTCTATCGGTCCTGAGCGGGCGCTCCAGTTTTATGAGTTTGCCCTGGCGGCAACAGAGGCCTTTGCGAGTGAGTTGCAGAAGAGAATTCCGGATCTCCAAGTATACTGGGCCGTGGCTGAACCCGACGGACAAGGGGCGAAAAGATGGAACTCATTTCCAGTGGTCTCTCAAGGAGCGGGAGATCTTGGCTCTCGGCTGGCTTTGGTTTACGAGAGTCTCTTAAAGAGCCACACCTACGTGTGTTTTATGGGTGCCGACTCTCCCCATCTTGAGGTCGAGACTCTTTCAGAGGCAGTTCGTTTGACAAAAAGAAATTCAAAGGAAAAGTTTGTGATAGGGGAGACCCTTGATGGCGGATTTTATTTTTTTGGAGGAAGCATCTCCCTGCCCTCTTCAGTTTGGCAGGATGTCGAATACAGCACAGATCGCACAGCCATTCAACTGATTCAGAATCTCTCTGGATTTGGAGCAGTGGAGCGAATTCGTGAGAATTTCGACATTGACACAATCGAAGATCTTCTTCGCTGTTCTCTGGTTTTGACTGGTGGCGCTGTTTATCTGCCGGAGCAGATTGAATTGATTCAGTGGTCGAAAACTTTATTCACAAGGTGA
- a CDS encoding SUMF1/EgtB/PvdO family nonheme iron enzyme: protein MIILNYLSVFILIYSGVAAFFDIAKASESATGVSNGSKYVFNAVLVDPTATDDPAGYGIRPFYISIFEASCRDKRAVLGESSPCFNKYTQEWIQFMSSEEKVFPDEKVDLDYPAYFGIENMKPTEALEFCRLQGGRLPTPREWTLAALNIHENKNATDYSDRLLDHRGVPTSNFGGKVVRRSSTHMNHYEPAPAVVTHFEVLGIDISGTVGMTGNLPEFAVNSESTQNQNSTFPKFSCGFSHEVNLSQLVQAFQAGALCEDAWMPQGVRCVFDYSSEEMIQIFDTTKVRGHLRDYIEKRQSRLKKKILNGENNGSVVGFFPGFFVDLGGSSKPQKLELPRLSHSPELITEFEKKVINYQHSSPTPSQQTQGDAEEFTIKSDGSASDTIVPPNERLLKPLGYGK from the coding sequence ATGATTATTTTAAATTATTTATCTGTTTTCATTTTGATCTATTCCGGAGTCGCCGCCTTCTTTGATATTGCCAAAGCTTCGGAATCGGCTACTGGAGTTTCGAACGGATCCAAATATGTCTTTAATGCAGTTCTCGTCGATCCGACAGCAACAGATGATCCGGCAGGATATGGAATACGGCCTTTTTATATTTCAATCTTTGAGGCGAGTTGTCGTGATAAAAGAGCTGTCTTGGGCGAAAGCTCCCCCTGCTTTAATAAGTACACTCAGGAGTGGATCCAGTTTATGTCAAGCGAGGAGAAGGTTTTTCCTGATGAAAAAGTGGATCTGGATTATCCTGCCTATTTTGGAATTGAGAATATGAAGCCGACGGAGGCTCTTGAATTTTGCAGATTGCAGGGGGGCCGCTTGCCAACCCCAAGAGAGTGGACCCTCGCGGCTTTGAACATACATGAAAATAAAAATGCAACTGACTATTCTGATCGCCTCTTAGACCACCGAGGAGTTCCAACCAGCAATTTTGGCGGGAAGGTAGTTAGGCGCAGTTCTACTCATATGAACCATTATGAGCCCGCGCCCGCTGTTGTCACTCATTTTGAAGTACTTGGTATAGATATCAGTGGAACCGTCGGAATGACGGGCAATCTTCCTGAATTCGCCGTCAACTCAGAGTCAACTCAAAACCAAAATTCCACTTTTCCCAAGTTTTCTTGTGGGTTTTCCCACGAAGTGAACCTCTCTCAGTTAGTTCAAGCATTTCAGGCGGGAGCCCTTTGCGAAGATGCGTGGATGCCACAGGGTGTCCGCTGCGTTTTTGATTATTCTTCAGAGGAGATGATCCAGATTTTTGATACCACAAAGGTCAGAGGACATCTTCGGGACTATATCGAAAAGAGACAGTCACGACTGAAAAAGAAAATTCTAAATGGGGAAAATAACGGTTCTGTCGTCGGCTTTTTTCCAGGTTTTTTTGTTGATCTGGGAGGGAGCTCAAAACCCCAGAAGCTCGAACTTCCACGTCTTTCTCATTCTCCAGAACTGATCACCGAATTCGAAAAGAAAGTAATTAACTATCAGCACTCATCACCAACTCCATCTCAACAAACACAGGGCGATGCGGAAGAATTCACCATCAAATCAGATGGCTCTGCCTCAGATACGATCGTTCCGCCAAATGAGCGGCTCTTGAAACCACTGGGTTACGGAAAATGA
- the arsS gene encoding arsenosugar biosynthesis radical SAM protein ArsS (Some members of this family are selenoproteins.): MKRGVLGTLQVNIGRLCNLACHHCHVEAGPKRTENMEGAVVDRVIELLEKSKTIHTVDITGGAPELNPHFRRLVSAGRKLGKIVIDRCNLTVLYEPGQEETACFLKEHEVQVVASLPCYSKENVEKQRGRGVFDKSIEALRLLNNLGYAQQDTKLILDLVYNPLGPFLPPDQKKLEPAYRTELKELFGIEFNRLYTITNMPIRRFLSDLQRAGKLTQYMELLSNSFNPAVAEGVMCRSLLSVSWNGELFDCDFNQMLELPLGASRRTVWDISSFDDFEGDLIRYENHCYACTAGAGSSCSGALV, encoded by the coding sequence ATGAAGCGCGGTGTGCTTGGAACACTCCAAGTCAACATCGGCCGGCTCTGCAATTTGGCCTGTCATCACTGTCACGTAGAAGCGGGACCGAAGCGCACCGAAAACATGGAGGGAGCGGTTGTTGATCGCGTGATTGAACTGTTGGAAAAGTCAAAGACGATTCACACAGTTGATATCACGGGAGGCGCTCCCGAATTAAATCCTCACTTTCGCAGGCTGGTGAGTGCGGGAAGAAAGCTTGGAAAAATTGTCATCGATCGTTGCAATCTCACTGTCCTTTATGAACCAGGTCAGGAGGAAACGGCCTGTTTTTTAAAGGAACATGAAGTTCAGGTTGTGGCTTCCCTTCCTTGTTACTCGAAAGAAAATGTGGAAAAACAGAGAGGCCGTGGTGTTTTTGATAAAAGCATAGAAGCACTCAGACTGCTTAATAATTTGGGCTATGCCCAACAAGACACAAAATTGATTCTCGATCTTGTTTATAATCCTTTGGGCCCTTTCCTGCCACCTGATCAAAAAAAACTTGAGCCTGCCTATAGGACTGAGCTCAAAGAGTTGTTTGGCATCGAATTTAATCGACTCTATACCATAACGAACATGCCGATCAGGCGTTTTCTCTCTGATCTACAAAGAGCTGGAAAACTGACTCAATACATGGAGCTATTGTCGAACAGTTTCAACCCAGCAGTTGCAGAGGGAGTGATGTGCCGAAGTCTTCTTTCTGTGAGTTGGAATGGTGAGCTTTTTGATTGTGATTTCAATCAAATGTTGGAGTTACCCTTGGGAGCCAGTCGTCGCACTGTCTGGGATATTTCATCATTTGATGATTTTGAGGGAGATTTGATTAGGTATGAGAATCACTGTTACGCGTGCACTGCAGGAGCTGGAAGTTCTTGTTCCGGTGCCCTGGTTTAG
- a CDS encoding 2-hydroxyacid dehydrogenase — translation MKIAFFDCHGFERATFIAENEGLKAKHEITYFEARLTETSAILAAGYPCVCAFVNDCLNRETLRVISKAGTRLIALRSAGFNHVDLEAARDFGLRVVRVPEYSPYAVAEHAVALVLSLNRKIHRAYNRVREGNFSLEGLVGFDMYKKSVGIVGTGRIGSVMARIMIGFGCEVLAYDQNKNPDLLEMGVQYLELDEVLKESDIISLHVPLTPKTRHILNEKSFSLMKPGVMVINTSRGALIDTPALIQFLKSGHIGYAGLDVYEEEEGIFFKNLSDQILQDDQLARLLTFPNALLTSHQAFLTREALANIAQTTLQNISGYEMGSEFFNEVSLESHVIK, via the coding sequence ATGAAAATTGCTTTCTTTGATTGTCACGGATTTGAAAGGGCCACCTTTATAGCAGAAAATGAAGGACTCAAAGCGAAGCATGAAATAACCTATTTTGAAGCTCGCTTGACAGAGACGTCCGCGATTCTGGCGGCAGGATATCCTTGTGTCTGTGCCTTTGTAAATGATTGTTTGAACAGAGAAACTCTCCGGGTTATTTCAAAAGCTGGAACTCGATTGATCGCCTTGAGATCGGCGGGATTCAATCACGTTGATCTTGAGGCAGCTCGCGATTTTGGTCTTCGGGTTGTGCGCGTGCCTGAATATTCGCCTTACGCGGTTGCTGAGCATGCCGTGGCACTTGTTTTGTCTCTCAACAGAAAGATTCATCGGGCCTACAATCGAGTGAGGGAGGGAAATTTTTCGCTCGAAGGACTGGTTGGATTTGATATGTATAAGAAGTCTGTTGGCATCGTTGGTACGGGTCGCATTGGTTCGGTGATGGCAAGGATCATGATTGGCTTTGGTTGCGAAGTGCTAGCCTATGATCAGAACAAAAATCCTGATCTTCTGGAAATGGGCGTTCAGTATTTGGAACTTGATGAGGTCTTGAAAGAGTCTGATATTATCTCCTTGCATGTTCCATTGACTCCAAAGACTCGACATATTTTGAATGAAAAATCTTTTTCTTTGATGAAGCCGGGCGTGATGGTCATCAATACGAGTCGCGGGGCATTGATTGACACCCCAGCATTGATTCAGTTTCTGAAATCTGGACATATTGGCTACGCTGGTCTTGACGTTTATGAGGAAGAAGAGGGGATCTTTTTTAAGAATTTGTCGGATCAGATTCTTCAAGACGATCAGCTCGCCCGCTTGTTGACTTTTCCAAATGCACTTTTAACCTCCCACCAAGCTTTTTTAACAAGGGAGGCACTCGCCAATATTGCGCAGACAACTCTTCAAAATATCAGTGGGTATGAGATGGGCAGCGAGTTCTTCAATGAAGTTAGCCTTGAGAGTCATGTTATAAAATAG
- a CDS encoding TIGR04283 family arsenosugar biosynthesis glycosyltransferase, translating to MLLDLVNKTISVVIPVAEKDDLWKALLPDLAALDRDDEILIVSETSLKDELEKLAKSAKLPCTVRWIFSAPGRAKQLNSGAQAARSDFLWFLHCDSKIEQSAVRKLKKSVEQDSTRLYFFDLKFLNDGPWMMVLNRVGVCFRSRILGLPFGDQGFCMHRDVFNKLGRFCEKAPYGEDHLLIWRAHQKGVKLRSVRAPLSTSARRYGIQGWFKTTARHLRLTVRQAIPELMTLLKSEKVS from the coding sequence TTGCTGTTAGACTTGGTAAATAAAACGATTTCGGTCGTTATACCAGTAGCCGAGAAAGATGACTTATGGAAGGCACTCCTGCCAGATTTGGCCGCATTGGACAGAGACGACGAGATCTTGATCGTGTCAGAAACATCCCTTAAAGATGAGTTGGAGAAACTTGCGAAGTCTGCGAAATTGCCCTGTACTGTCAGATGGATTTTTTCTGCCCCAGGAAGGGCAAAACAACTCAATTCAGGTGCGCAGGCAGCCAGATCGGATTTTCTTTGGTTTCTTCACTGTGATTCGAAGATTGAACAATCGGCTGTGCGCAAACTCAAAAAGTCAGTCGAACAGGATTCAACTCGCCTTTATTTTTTTGATTTGAAGTTTTTAAATGATGGTCCCTGGATGATGGTTTTAAACAGAGTCGGTGTTTGCTTTCGCTCCCGGATCTTAGGCCTACCTTTTGGAGATCAGGGCTTTTGTATGCATCGGGATGTGTTTAACAAATTGGGGAGATTTTGCGAGAAAGCCCCTTACGGTGAAGACCATCTTCTGATTTGGAGAGCTCATCAGAAGGGAGTGAAGCTGAGGTCCGTAAGGGCTCCGCTCTCTACCAGTGCACGGCGATATGGCATTCAGGGCTGGTTTAAAACCACGGCTCGTCATTTGAGGCTCACAGTAAGACAAGCCATTCCAGAGTTGATGACTTTGTTAAAGAGCGAAAAAGTCTCGTGA
- a CDS encoding carboxymuconolactone decarboxylase family protein: MSSFVPEKPLKKYSLFTRLLLRSQKRRFGQHLIPTMQWGKLPVLLGFFTGFYLYFNRKSSHLEPRMRSLVMLRVAQINWCSFCIDLNSLILIERSGSQDLVNELENWHHSSLLSEKEKAALSYCEEMTDSNKRVSDKTREKLKSHFKSDDIVELTALIAYQNMSAKFNSALDLPNQGLCLRKK, encoded by the coding sequence ATGTCAAGTTTTGTTCCGGAAAAGCCGTTGAAGAAATACTCACTGTTCACACGACTCCTCCTGAGATCTCAAAAGCGACGATTTGGTCAACATCTGATTCCCACAATGCAATGGGGAAAACTCCCCGTCCTTCTCGGTTTTTTCACCGGCTTCTATCTCTACTTTAATCGCAAATCCTCCCATCTTGAACCCCGAATGAGATCGCTCGTCATGTTGCGGGTGGCACAAATCAACTGGTGTAGCTTTTGTATCGACCTCAATTCACTCATCCTCATCGAACGAAGTGGATCACAGGATTTGGTGAATGAGTTAGAAAACTGGCATCATAGCTCTCTTCTCTCCGAAAAAGAAAAAGCAGCTCTCTCCTACTGTGAAGAAATGACGGATTCCAATAAAAGGGTCAGCGATAAAACACGAGAGAAGCTTAAAAGCCACTTCAAATCTGACGACATAGTCGAATTGACGGCTCTCATTGCTTACCAAAACATGTCGGCGAAGTTCAATTCCGCTCTCGATCTACCAAATCAAGGTCTCTGTTTAAGAAAAAAGTAA
- a CDS encoding chloride channel protein encodes MGINNQAVRSFLFRLGLRSFLSILSGIFAGIAASAFLYCLEWATSYREDHMEIIWCLPLVGCFIGWMYDRFGKEIVGGNNLILEEIHSCRKALPFRMVPFIFFGTILTHLFGGSAGREGTAVQMGASLSDQISRLFRLCSKERRIFLIAGAGAGFSAAIGAPWAGAFFGMEVIAVGKLKLSHWWECLISSFVGFYTARLLNAPHSVFPQFEIPNFEIKIAFYVVLSGICFGLTARCFVLMSHFIEKWNLRFISSPPLRPFFSGIVLVLLYYLEGTYRFSGLGIEYIQGALNNIASFDLPLLKMSFTAMTVGSGFKGGEFIPLVYVGTTLGSALSTFIPVSFQLLAGLGFAAVFAGASNTPIACSLMAMEIFGFGVGPYAFIACFVSFYFSGHHGIYKSQIIHAKKHRFFSRRRKS; translated from the coding sequence ATGGGGATTAACAATCAGGCCGTGAGATCATTTCTGTTTCGTTTAGGCCTTCGTAGCTTTTTGAGCATCTTAAGTGGGATCTTCGCTGGCATCGCAGCGAGCGCCTTTTTGTATTGTTTGGAGTGGGCGACTTCCTATCGCGAGGATCACATGGAGATCATTTGGTGTCTCCCATTGGTTGGATGTTTCATCGGATGGATGTATGATCGGTTTGGCAAGGAGATTGTCGGTGGGAACAATCTCATTCTTGAAGAGATTCATTCTTGCAGGAAAGCTCTCCCTTTTAGAATGGTGCCCTTTATATTTTTTGGCACAATATTGACTCATCTTTTTGGCGGATCGGCGGGTCGTGAGGGGACGGCGGTTCAAATGGGGGCCTCTCTTTCGGATCAAATTTCTAGACTCTTTCGGCTCTGTTCTAAGGAACGAAGGATTTTTTTGATTGCGGGGGCTGGAGCCGGATTTAGTGCAGCCATTGGGGCTCCTTGGGCTGGCGCATTTTTCGGAATGGAAGTAATTGCGGTGGGAAAACTGAAGTTGTCGCACTGGTGGGAATGTTTGATTTCTTCTTTTGTGGGATTTTATACGGCGCGATTGCTAAATGCCCCCCATTCAGTCTTTCCACAATTTGAGATTCCAAATTTTGAGATCAAAATTGCTTTTTACGTTGTCTTATCAGGAATTTGTTTTGGTTTGACGGCCAGGTGTTTTGTTCTCATGAGCCATTTTATTGAAAAGTGGAATCTGCGTTTCATTTCCTCTCCTCCTTTGAGGCCCTTTTTCTCTGGGATTGTATTGGTTCTGCTTTATTATCTGGAGGGAACATATCGCTTTTCTGGTTTGGGAATAGAATATATACAAGGAGCTTTGAACAATATCGCTTCCTTTGACTTGCCTTTGCTTAAGATGTCTTTTACGGCAATGACTGTGGGTTCAGGTTTTAAAGGAGGAGAGTTTATTCCTCTTGTTTATGTTGGAACGACTCTCGGCAGCGCCCTATCAACTTTTATTCCTGTATCATTTCAACTTTTGGCGGGACTTGGCTTTGCGGCTGTTTTTGCTGGCGCATCAAATACTCCCATCGCCTGCAGCCTCATGGCGATGGAAATTTTTGGCTTTGGGGTCGGTCCCTATGCCTTCATTGCCTGCTTTGTGAGCTTCTATTTTTCAGGACATCATGGAATTTACAAATCACAAATCATTCATGCGAAAAAGCATCGCTTTTTCTCTCGACGGAGAAAAAGCTAG